The Solea senegalensis isolate Sse05_10M linkage group LG9, IFAPA_SoseM_1, whole genome shotgun sequence genome has a segment encoding these proteins:
- the ndufa3 gene encoding NADH dehydrogenase [ubiquinone] 1 alpha subcomplex subunit 3, protein TNVYVVAEENTSSRSDYISHENLLHSTTGDNMAGIVGFLKNAWNKEPVIMASCVVGAVGLVLPFVSPLTKYSRMMNSRVPYIYPVPVRDDGTLPDVPAHPCEPSGHNMEWFKNL, encoded by the exons ACTAATGTTTATGTTGTCGCAGAAGAAAATACGTCATCTCGTAGCGACTACATTTCCCATGAGAACTTGCTCCATTCAACTACAGGAGACAACATGGCGG GAATCGTAGGTTTCCTAAAGAATGCATGGAACAAAGAGCCTGTTATTATGGCTTCCTGTGTGGTCGGAGCAGTGG GTCTTGTTCTTCCATTTGTCAGCCCCCTAACAAAGTATTCAAGAATGATGAATTCACGTGTCCCATACATCTACCCAG TTCCTGTGCGAGATGATGGGACCTTGCCTGATGTCCCTGCTCATCCATGTGAACCCAGTGGGCACAACATGGAATGGTTTAAAAATCTATAA
- the cnot3a gene encoding CCR4-NOT transcription complex subunit 3a isoform X2 has protein sequence MADKRKLQGEIDRCLKKVAEGVEQFEDIWQKLHNAANANQKEKYEADLKKEIKKLQRLRDQIKTWVASNEIKDKRQLVENRKLIETQMERFKVVERETKTKAYSKEGLGLAQKVDPAQREKEETGQWLTNTIDTLNMQVDQFESEVESLSVQTRKKKGDKEKQDRIEELKRLIERHRFHIRMLETILRMLDNDSVPVDSIQKIKDDVDYYIDSSQDPDFEENEFLYDDLDLEDIPTALVATSPSGQGNMEDEMYLHSSSTPTSTTSSSPIPPSPATCTASPVKNGTPSLLSSFSSSATSGSSSSSSLVSMASVVGGITPVPTGSSLIGSFSSAVQQHQHQPAQQQQQSQPPNQPPQQQQQPPQTKPSVSSNNTPSPPSNPLLPTSIAPSLLTPSTPSSAAHNSQSQTTPGPTPTSNLGLGLGLGLSKGSLTGTSSANQMSGLGLGGHSTSLNTMAGLLSGSTPAPYAQAAASGGLGLSSTTQSSISVESSTSIPTSGSSGVTTNGAGTGLGLLGSSPSHSSLSGSILSLVPGQSVASGSSLLPPSTVSTTSAVAAMMGGNGGNIGVVGGVGMNAAPARPPSGLKQNGSTSYSAVVAECSTESVLSTPSQSQSSQPSSLSSSTSQPMDNGPSLISSITLPPSSPSPSFSDSTPGGGSLLNGPHSYTQASEGHKAPEPLSSLKAMAERAALGSGLDGEIPNLHLTDRDIFSSSSAAPGTPAAPQQSVSEVSIPPSLGVCPLGPTPLPKDQLYQQAMQESAWTHMPHPSDSERIRQYLMRNPCPTLPFHHQVPPHHSDSIEFYQRLSTETLFFIFYYLEGTKAQYLSAKALKKQSWRFHTKYMMWFQRHEEPKTITDEFEQGTYIYFDYEKWGQRKKEGFTFEYRYLEDRDLQ, from the exons ATGGCTGACAAGAGAAAACTACAAG GTGAGATCGATAGATGTTTGAAAAAAGTAGCTGAAGGTGTAGAACAGTTTGAAGATATCTGGCAAAAG CTCCATAATGCAGCCAATGCAAATCAGAAGGAAAAATATGAGGCTGACCTCAAGAAAGAGATTAAAAAGCTACAG CGATTAAGAGATCAGATAAAAACATGGGTGGCCTCAAACGAGATCAAAGACAAAAGGCAGCTAGTCGAGAATCGCAAACTAATAGAGACG CAAATGGAGAGGTTCAAGGTGGTGGAacgtgaaacaaaaacaaaagcctaCTCTAAAGAAGGCTTGGGGCTTGCACAGAAAGTGGATCCAGCACAGAGGGAAAAGGAGGAAACAGGACAGTGGCTAACA AATACGATAGACACTCTAAATATGCAGGTGGATCAGTTTGAAAGTGAGGTGGAATCGCTCTCGGTTCagacaagaaagaagaaaggtGATAAAGAG AAGCAAGACCGTATTGAAGAGCTCAAGCGATTGATTGAGAGGCATCGATTCCACATTCGAATGTTGGAGACAATTTTACGAATGCTGGACAATGACTCTGTGCCAGTGGATTCAATCCAAAAGATCAAAGATGATGTTGACTACTACATTGATTCATCCCAAGACCCGGATTTTGAGGAGAACGAGTTTTTGTATGACGACTTAGACCTGGAAGACATAC CTACAGCATTAGTTGCAACTTCTCCATCAGGTCAGGGCAACATGGAAGATGAGATGTATCTCCATTCCAGCAGCACTCCCACTTCCACAACCTCCTCTTCGCCCATCCCTCCATCCCCAGCTACATGCACTGCC TCACCTGTGAAGAATGGCACCCCATCCTTGCTatcttccttctcttcctccgcCACCTCTGggtcttcctcatcttcctccctGGTGTCCATGGCGAGTGTTGTTGGAGGAATTACACCGGTCCCCACAGGCAGCAGTCTAATAGGAAGTTtcagcagtgcagtgcagcaacatcagcatcaaccggcacaacagcagcaacagtctCAGCCGCCAAACCAGCCGCcccagcaacaacagcagccacCTCAGACAAAACCCTCCGTCTCATCAAACAACACCCCCAGCCCGCCCAGCAACCCCCTATTACCAACCTCCATTGCGCCCTCTCTCCTTACGCCCAGCACACCCAGTTCTGCAGCTCACAACTCCCAGTCTCAGACCACACCTGGACCAACCCCGACATCCAATTTGGGACTTGGGCTAGGACTCGGATTGAGTAAAGGTAGCTTGACGGGGACCAGCAGTGCCAACCAAATGTCTGGTTTAGGTCTGGGTGGCCACTCCACTTCCCTAAACACAATGGCAGGGCTCCTTTCGGGCTCCACTCCTGCCCCTTATGCTCAGGCAGCAGCATCAGGGGGTCTGGGTTTGAGTAGCACCACCCAGTCCAGCATTTCAGTGGAAAGCAGCACTTCCATCCCCACTTCTGGCTCCAGTGGAGTCACCACCAACGGGGCGGGGACGGGGCTTGGATTACTAGGTTCCAGTCCATCTCACAGCTCTCTGAGTGGGAGTATACTGAGTCTGGTTCCGGGACAAAGTGTGGCCTCTGGTTCCTCACTGTTGCCTCCTAGTACTGTCAGCACTACCTCTGCTGTAGCTGCCATGATGGGAGGAAATGGGGGCAATATTGGTGTGGTTGGTGGAGTAGGAATGAATGCTGCTCCTGCTAGACCTCCAAGTGGACTCAAACAAAATGGAAGCACAA GTTACAGTGCTGTAGTAGCAGAGTGTTCCACAGAATCAGTTCTAAGTACACCGAGCCAGTCGCAAAGCAGCCAACCGTCATCTCTCAGTTCCTCAACCAGTCAGCC GATGGACAATGGCCCCAGTTTAATCAGCTCCATTACCCTGCCTCCCAGCTCTCCGTCCCCCTCATTCTCAGACAGCACACCAGGAGGAGGGAGTCTTCTTAACGGGCCCCATTCCTACACACAGGCCTCAGAAGGCCACAAG GCTCCCGAGCCTCTCAGTTCTCTGAAGGCGATGGCGGAGAGAGCAGCACTGGGATCAGGTCTGGATGGAGAGATTCCCAACCTTCATCTGACAGACAGAG ACATCTTCTCTAGTTCATCTGCGGCACCTGGCACGCCCGCCGCTCCTCAGCAGTCCGTGTCGGAAGTTAGCATCCCCCCCTCATTGGGTGTCTGTCCGCTAGGCCCCACCCCTCTCCCCAAAGACCAGCTCTACCAGCAGGCCATGCAGGAGTCCGCCTGGACCCACATGCCACACCCCTCCGACTCAGAGAGGATCAG GCAATACCTGATGAGGAACCCATGTCCCACGTTGCCCTTCCATCATCAGGTTCCACCGCACCACTCTGACTCCATAGAGTTCTATCAGAGGCTGTCCACAGAAACGCTGTTTTTCATCTTCTATTACCTGGAG GGCACCAAGGCTCAGTATCTGTCTGCAAAGGCTCTGAAAAAGCAGTCATGGAGGTTTCACACCAAGTACATGATGTGGTTCCAGAGGCACGAGGAGCCCAAGACTATCACTGATGAATTTGAACAG GGCACTTACATTTACTTTGACTATGAGAAATGGGGccagaggaagaaggaggggTTCACCTTTGAGTATAGGTACCTCGAAGACCGAGACCTGCAGTGA
- the cnot3a gene encoding CCR4-NOT transcription complex subunit 3a isoform X1, which translates to MADKRKLQGEIDRCLKKVAEGVEQFEDIWQKLHNAANANQKEKYEADLKKEIKKLQRLRDQIKTWVASNEIKDKRQLVENRKLIETQMERFKVVERETKTKAYSKEGLGLAQKVDPAQREKEETGQWLTNTIDTLNMQVDQFESEVESLSVQTRKKKGDKEKQDRIEELKRLIERHRFHIRMLETILRMLDNDSVPVDSIQKIKDDVDYYIDSSQDPDFEENEFLYDDLDLEDIPTALVATSPSGQGNMEDEMYLHSSSTPTSTTSSSPIPPSPATCTAENSEDDKKRGRSTDSEVSQSPVKNGTPSLLSSFSSSATSGSSSSSSLVSMASVVGGITPVPTGSSLIGSFSSAVQQHQHQPAQQQQQSQPPNQPPQQQQQPPQTKPSVSSNNTPSPPSNPLLPTSIAPSLLTPSTPSSAAHNSQSQTTPGPTPTSNLGLGLGLGLSKGSLTGTSSANQMSGLGLGGHSTSLNTMAGLLSGSTPAPYAQAAASGGLGLSSTTQSSISVESSTSIPTSGSSGVTTNGAGTGLGLLGSSPSHSSLSGSILSLVPGQSVASGSSLLPPSTVSTTSAVAAMMGGNGGNIGVVGGVGMNAAPARPPSGLKQNGSTSYSAVVAECSTESVLSTPSQSQSSQPSSLSSSTSQPMDNGPSLISSITLPPSSPSPSFSDSTPGGGSLLNGPHSYTQASEGHKAPEPLSSLKAMAERAALGSGLDGEIPNLHLTDRDIFSSSSAAPGTPAAPQQSVSEVSIPPSLGVCPLGPTPLPKDQLYQQAMQESAWTHMPHPSDSERIRQYLMRNPCPTLPFHHQVPPHHSDSIEFYQRLSTETLFFIFYYLEGTKAQYLSAKALKKQSWRFHTKYMMWFQRHEEPKTITDEFEQGTYIYFDYEKWGQRKKEGFTFEYRYLEDRDLQ; encoded by the exons ATGGCTGACAAGAGAAAACTACAAG GTGAGATCGATAGATGTTTGAAAAAAGTAGCTGAAGGTGTAGAACAGTTTGAAGATATCTGGCAAAAG CTCCATAATGCAGCCAATGCAAATCAGAAGGAAAAATATGAGGCTGACCTCAAGAAAGAGATTAAAAAGCTACAG CGATTAAGAGATCAGATAAAAACATGGGTGGCCTCAAACGAGATCAAAGACAAAAGGCAGCTAGTCGAGAATCGCAAACTAATAGAGACG CAAATGGAGAGGTTCAAGGTGGTGGAacgtgaaacaaaaacaaaagcctaCTCTAAAGAAGGCTTGGGGCTTGCACAGAAAGTGGATCCAGCACAGAGGGAAAAGGAGGAAACAGGACAGTGGCTAACA AATACGATAGACACTCTAAATATGCAGGTGGATCAGTTTGAAAGTGAGGTGGAATCGCTCTCGGTTCagacaagaaagaagaaaggtGATAAAGAG AAGCAAGACCGTATTGAAGAGCTCAAGCGATTGATTGAGAGGCATCGATTCCACATTCGAATGTTGGAGACAATTTTACGAATGCTGGACAATGACTCTGTGCCAGTGGATTCAATCCAAAAGATCAAAGATGATGTTGACTACTACATTGATTCATCCCAAGACCCGGATTTTGAGGAGAACGAGTTTTTGTATGACGACTTAGACCTGGAAGACATAC CTACAGCATTAGTTGCAACTTCTCCATCAGGTCAGGGCAACATGGAAGATGAGATGTATCTCCATTCCAGCAGCACTCCCACTTCCACAACCTCCTCTTCGCCCATCCCTCCATCCCCAGCTACATGCACTGCC GAGAACTCAGAGGACGATAAGAAAAGGGGACGGTCGACAGACAGTGAAGTTAGTCAG TCACCTGTGAAGAATGGCACCCCATCCTTGCTatcttccttctcttcctccgcCACCTCTGggtcttcctcatcttcctccctGGTGTCCATGGCGAGTGTTGTTGGAGGAATTACACCGGTCCCCACAGGCAGCAGTCTAATAGGAAGTTtcagcagtgcagtgcagcaacatcagcatcaaccggcacaacagcagcaacagtctCAGCCGCCAAACCAGCCGCcccagcaacaacagcagccacCTCAGACAAAACCCTCCGTCTCATCAAACAACACCCCCAGCCCGCCCAGCAACCCCCTATTACCAACCTCCATTGCGCCCTCTCTCCTTACGCCCAGCACACCCAGTTCTGCAGCTCACAACTCCCAGTCTCAGACCACACCTGGACCAACCCCGACATCCAATTTGGGACTTGGGCTAGGACTCGGATTGAGTAAAGGTAGCTTGACGGGGACCAGCAGTGCCAACCAAATGTCTGGTTTAGGTCTGGGTGGCCACTCCACTTCCCTAAACACAATGGCAGGGCTCCTTTCGGGCTCCACTCCTGCCCCTTATGCTCAGGCAGCAGCATCAGGGGGTCTGGGTTTGAGTAGCACCACCCAGTCCAGCATTTCAGTGGAAAGCAGCACTTCCATCCCCACTTCTGGCTCCAGTGGAGTCACCACCAACGGGGCGGGGACGGGGCTTGGATTACTAGGTTCCAGTCCATCTCACAGCTCTCTGAGTGGGAGTATACTGAGTCTGGTTCCGGGACAAAGTGTGGCCTCTGGTTCCTCACTGTTGCCTCCTAGTACTGTCAGCACTACCTCTGCTGTAGCTGCCATGATGGGAGGAAATGGGGGCAATATTGGTGTGGTTGGTGGAGTAGGAATGAATGCTGCTCCTGCTAGACCTCCAAGTGGACTCAAACAAAATGGAAGCACAA GTTACAGTGCTGTAGTAGCAGAGTGTTCCACAGAATCAGTTCTAAGTACACCGAGCCAGTCGCAAAGCAGCCAACCGTCATCTCTCAGTTCCTCAACCAGTCAGCC GATGGACAATGGCCCCAGTTTAATCAGCTCCATTACCCTGCCTCCCAGCTCTCCGTCCCCCTCATTCTCAGACAGCACACCAGGAGGAGGGAGTCTTCTTAACGGGCCCCATTCCTACACACAGGCCTCAGAAGGCCACAAG GCTCCCGAGCCTCTCAGTTCTCTGAAGGCGATGGCGGAGAGAGCAGCACTGGGATCAGGTCTGGATGGAGAGATTCCCAACCTTCATCTGACAGACAGAG ACATCTTCTCTAGTTCATCTGCGGCACCTGGCACGCCCGCCGCTCCTCAGCAGTCCGTGTCGGAAGTTAGCATCCCCCCCTCATTGGGTGTCTGTCCGCTAGGCCCCACCCCTCTCCCCAAAGACCAGCTCTACCAGCAGGCCATGCAGGAGTCCGCCTGGACCCACATGCCACACCCCTCCGACTCAGAGAGGATCAG GCAATACCTGATGAGGAACCCATGTCCCACGTTGCCCTTCCATCATCAGGTTCCACCGCACCACTCTGACTCCATAGAGTTCTATCAGAGGCTGTCCACAGAAACGCTGTTTTTCATCTTCTATTACCTGGAG GGCACCAAGGCTCAGTATCTGTCTGCAAAGGCTCTGAAAAAGCAGTCATGGAGGTTTCACACCAAGTACATGATGTGGTTCCAGAGGCACGAGGAGCCCAAGACTATCACTGATGAATTTGAACAG GGCACTTACATTTACTTTGACTATGAGAAATGGGGccagaggaagaaggaggggTTCACCTTTGAGTATAGGTACCTCGAAGACCGAGACCTGCAGTGA
- the prpf31 gene encoding U4/U6 small nuclear ribonucleoprotein Prp31: protein MSLADELLADLEEAGDEGEDGLYPEGEEGESDGEMTQGRTEGGLEDIPEEMEVDYSKAESVASIAKLRNSKQFSEIMDKISGYSGKQRKNSEVSGPVESDPEYRLIVVANNLTVEIDNELNIIHKFTRDKYSKRFPELESLVPDSLDYIRTVKELGNNLEKCKNNETLQQILTNATIMVVSVTASTTQGTQLSEEELKQLEEACDMALELNQSKHRIYEYVESRMSFIAPNLSIIVGASTAAKIMGIAGGLTNLSKMPACNLMLLGAQRRTLSGFSSTSLLPHTGYIYHCDVVQSLPPDLRRKAARLVAAKCTLASRVDSFHESSDGRVGYDLKEEIERKFDKWQEPPPVKQVKPLPAPLDGQRKKRGGRRYRKMKERLGLTEIRKHANRMTFAEIEDDAYQEDLGFSLGQLGKSGSGRVRQAQVNEATKARISKSLQRTLQKQSMTYGGKSTVRDRSSGTSSSVAFTPLQGLEIVNPQAAEKKVAEANQKYFSNMAEFLKVKKESKM from the exons ATGTCTCTGGCGGACGAGCTGCTGGCTGACCTGGAGGAGGCTGGAGATGAGGGGGAGGATGGGCTGTAtccagagggagaggagggggagagtgatggagagatgACCCAGggaaggacagagggagggcTGGAAGACATACCAGAGGAGATGGAAGTGGACTACAGCAAAGCTGAGAGTGTTGCATCCATCGCCAAGCTTCGCAATAGCAAACAG ttttcagagaTCATGGACAAAATTTCAGGATACAGTGGAAAGCAACGCAAAAATTCAGAGG TCTCTGGTCCAGTCGAGTCTGACCCCGAATACAGACTGATTGTCGTGGCTAATAACCTCACAGTAGAGATCGACAATGAGCTCA acatCATTCACAAGTTTACCAGGGATAAATATTCTAAGAGGTTCCCAGAGCTTGAGTCGCTGGTGCCAGATTCTTTAGATTACATACGTACAGTCAAG GAATTGGGGAACAATCTTGAGAAATGCAAGAACAACGAAACACTGCAGCAGATCCTCACCAATGCTACCATCATGGTAGTCAGTGTCACAGCCTCGACTACACAGGG GACACAGCTTAGTGAGGAAGAACTGAAGCAGCTGGAGGAAGCATGTGATATGGCCCTGGAGCTGAACCAGTCTAAACACAGGATTTATGAATATGTTGAGTCCAGAATGTCTTTCATTGCTCCCAATCTGTCCATCATTGTCGGAGCATCAACAGCTGCAAAGATCATGG gCATTGCTGGTGGCCTCACTAATCTGTCAAAGATGCCGGCCTGTAATTTGATGCTGCTGGGAGCTCAGAGGAGAACACTGTCCGGCTTCAGCAGCACGTCACTGCTTCCCCACACTGGCTACATCTACCACTGTGATGTTGTACAGTCACTACCACCT GACCTCAGGAGGAAGGCGGCTCGTCTGGTGGCTGCGAAGTGCACTCTGGCTTCCCGAGTGGACAGTTTCCATGAGAGTTCAGATGGAAGG GTTGGCTACGATCTTAAAGAAGAGATAGAGAGGAAGTTTGATAAATGGCAGGAACCTCCACCAGTGAAGCAGGTCAAACCTCTGCCAGCCCCACTGGAtggacagaggaagaagaggggagGAAGAAG GTACAGAAAGATGAAGGAGCGTCTCGGACTCACTGAGATCAGGAAACATGCCAACAGAATGACCTTTGCAGAG ATTGAAGATGATGCGTATCAAGAGGATCTGGGCTTCAGTCTGGGTCAGCTGGGGAAGAGCGGCAGCGGCCGCGTCAGACAGGCTCAGGTCAACGAAGCCACCAAGGCCAGAATCTCCAAATCCCTCCAa AGGACGCTGCAAAAGCAGAGCATGACATACGGAGGAAAGTCAACAGTCAGAGATCGTTCCTCAGGAACCAGCTCCAGTGTAGCATTCACTCCTCTACAG GGTCTGGAGATTGTGAACCCTCAGGCTGCAGAGAAGAAGGTGGCTGAAGCCAACCAGAAATATTTCTCTAATATGGCGGAGTTCCTGAAAGTCAAGAAGGAATcaaagatgtaa
- the tfpt gene encoding TCF3 fusion partner, with protein MMEDFSGLALPPLFGGHILEAELEPGGVELGPGEVELGPGSNELLENTVQEDGERRALDKQKYLALSRRCKEIELVNQKMLGRLHQVQRITRRLKKERRFLMKTLDVHGDDYRNAQLTIFIEDEPGTHLDPVTGVEDDRLNGLSGSTSSAAMNNAAGPKKRRLRIPKSEKDKDPQTEPDLSVLADAQFGEMPSPTSLSH; from the exons ATGATGGAGGATTTCTCTGGTTTGGCTCTGCCTCCTCTGTTTGGAGGACACATCCTCGAGGCAGAGCTGGAACCGGGAGGTGTGGAGCTGGGACCTGGAGAG GTGGAACTTGGCCCAGGAAGCAATGAGCTGCTTGAAAACACAGTgcaagaagatggagagagaagagCTCTTGATAAACAGAAATATCTTGCACTCAGCAGGAGATGTAAAGAAATTGAACTG GTAAATCAGAAAATGCTGGGCCGCCTTCACCAGGTACAAAGAATTACAAGGCgcttgaaaaaagaaagaag GTTTCTAATGAAGACTTTAGATGTTCATGGGGATGATTACAGAAATGCCCAGCTCACTATATTTATTGAG GATGAGCCTGGAACACATTTAGATCCTGTTACTGGAGTGGAGGATGACCGTCTCAATGGACTGTCTGGTTCCACGTCGTCTGCAGCAATGAATAATGCTGCTGGACCAAAGAAAAGAAGGCTACGCATTCCTAAATCAGAGAAGGATAAAGACCCACAG ACTGAACCTGACTTGTCAGTGTTGGCAGACGCACAGTTTGGAGAAATGCCCAGCCCaacctctctgtctcactga
- the zgc:158689 gene encoding brain-specific angiogenesis inhibitor 1-associated protein 2: MSRTEEVNKMTENVYKGILDQFNPSLKNFVTMGKHYEKALTGVTVAAKGYFDALVKLGELASDSQGSKELGDTLFQMAEVHRQIQVQLEDVLKLFHSELLAQLEQKLELDIKYLTATLKKYQSERRSKSESIERCQSQLKKLRRKSQGSRHPNKYGDREMQYVELMSRRQGELDTLVAAGYRSALTEERRRYCFLVDRQCCVTKLLINYHSKVRELLSQKLSSWQLSCSQPTKLPERALNLLRHTAPQSSGAAGIAEVLRHTKLASAQPEQRLSVQEVPPLLNGDSSRSQQQRSLPSSSSQSDTFLPQGSPQTFRSALSTEGVAGGSSRGASPQHTSTPVSATASPVPDSSTGSNASSAASTATTSSSSALQSSLLLSTNTSNLSPSLIPSTVMSLSQLSQASSSLHGMTLPIPHSAPHSPPLPHSAPLSRAMTPVQLLHQQVGPSGSSTLKPSHNAGLLRAAEMSATATLPLPRRPVSEMRLGGFQGSSLPRMLPLSGPTRVEAMFAHGAGASEGGGMGGGACLLHFLPGDNITLLISEPRDGWHYGQNERTGRKGWFPFSYTQTHHSRLDHLESSLFLSKANSTSTGQLDKLVSPGLADRTPESEEERSLPPQRVSTFRPRPYSMADSNKITSELASSPPSPTRPNPFAHVRLRRTVTNDRSAPIIE, from the exons ATGTCCCGAACTGAGGAGGTCAACAAGATGACAGAAAACGTCTACAAG GGAATTTTGGACCAGTTCAACCCCAGTCTGAAGAACTTTGTGACCATGGGGAAACACTATGAAAAAGCCCTGACAG GAGTAACCGTGGCTGCCAAAGGCTACTTTGATGCCCTGGTGAAACTCGGAGAACTCGCGAGTGACAGTCAAGGCTCCAAAGAGCTTG GTGACACACTGTTTCAGATGGCTGAGGTACACCGACAGATACAGGTGCAGCTGGAGGATGTG CTGAAACTGTTTCACTCGGAGCTGCTCGCACAGTTGGAGCAGAAGCTGGAGCTGGACATTAAATACCTCACA GCCACTTTAAAGAAGTATCAGAGTGAGCGGAGATCTAAATCTGAGTCTATCGAGCGCTGCCAGTCCCAGCTCAAGAAACTCCGCAGGAAGAGTCAGGGTAGCCGTCACCCCAACAAATACGGAGACAGAGAGATGCAG TATGTGGAGTTAATGAGTCGTCGCCAAGGTGAGCTGGACACGCTGGTTGCCGCGGGTTACAGGTCAGCACTcactgaggagaggagacgatACTGCTTTCTGGTGGACAGACAGTGTTGTGTCACCAAACTGCTCATCAACTACCACTCCAAG GTGAGAGAGCTTCTTTCGCAGAAACTGTCTTCTTGGCAGCTGTCATGTTCTCAGCCGACAAAACTGCCAGAGCGCGCTCTGAACCTGCTGCGTCACACTGCCCCACAAagctcaggagctgctgggatCGCTGAGGTTCTCCGTCACACCAAGCTCGCCTCTGCTCAGCCAGAACAG agGCTCTCTGTTCAGGAGGTCCCTCCTTTGTTGAATGGAGACTCCAGTCGCTCACAGCAGCAGCGCTcgctcccctcctcctcctcccagagTGACACGTTTCTTCCTCAGGGATCACCTCAGACCTTTCGTTCTGCTTTGTCCACTGAAGGAGTGGCTGGAGGATCGTCACGTGGAGCTTCTCCTCAGCACACCAGCACACCTGTCAGTGCCACAGCCAGCCCCGTCCCTGATAGCAGCACCGGCAGCAACGCCAGCTCTGCTGCGTCCACTGCCACCACGTCCAGTAGTTCGGCCCTGCAgagctccctcctcctctccaccaacACGTCCAACCTCTCCCCAAGCCTCATCCCCTCCACAGTGATGTCGCTCAGTCAGCTCTCCCAAGCCAGCAGCTCCTTGCATGGCATGACCCTCCCGATCCCACACAGTGCTCCACACAGTCCTCCACTGCCTCACAGTGCTCCTCTGTCCAGGGCCATGACTCCTGTGCAACTATTGCACCAGCAGGTAGGACCATCAGGAAGCAGCACTTTAAAACCCTCACATAACGCGGGGCTGCTGAGGGCTGCAGAGATGAGTGCCACAGCAACACTTCCACTGCCGAGGAGACCTGTTAGTGAAATGAGGCTAGGTGGTTTTCAGG GCTCCAGTCTCCCCAGGATGCTGCCGTTATCTGGACCGACACGCGTGGAAGCCATGTTTGCTCATGGTGCCGGAGCATCTGAGGGGGGTGGGATGGGGGGTGGTGCTTGCTTATTGCACTTCCTGCCTGGAGACAACATCACCCTGCTCATCTCTGAGCCCAGAGACGGATGGCACTATGGTCAAAATGAACGTACTGGACG GAAAGGCTGGTTCCCTTTCTCGTACACTCAGACGCATCACAGCAGGTTAGATCACCTCGAGAG CTCCCTCTTCTTATCTAAAGCTAACAGCACCAGCACTGGCCAGCTCGACAAACTAGTGTCTCCGGGTCTCGCAGATCGCACCCctgagtcagaggaggagcGCTCACTTCCTCCCCAGAGGGTCAGCACCTTCCGCCCACGCCCATACAGCATGGCTGACAGCAACAAG ATCACCTCAGAATTGGCCTCTTCACCACCTTCCCCAACCAG GCCCAATCCGTTTGCCCACGTACGACTCAGAAGAACTGTCACCAACGATCGCTCTGCTCCCATCATTGAGTAA